A stretch of DNA from Orcinus orca chromosome 3, mOrcOrc1.1, whole genome shotgun sequence:
CCGTGCAGTCATTTGCTAAGGAGAAATGATACTATGAATTCTTTAAAGAATGAcaactttcgggcttccctggtggcgcagtggttgagagtccgcctgccgatgcaagggatacgggttcgtgccctggtctgtgaggatcccacgtgccgcggagtggctgggcccgtgagccatggccgctgagcctgcgcattcagagcctgtgctccgcaactggagaggccacaacagtgagaggcccgcgtaccgcaaaaaaaaaaaagaatgagaacttTGACCTGGTGATAGTGGAAATTTTTGACTACTGGCCTTTCTTGCTTGCTGAGAAGCTTGGAAAGCCAGCCCCCTGTCTTATGTGCCAGTATTCTATTCCTTGTTAACTGACCACATGGACTAATGGGGCTGAGTAAAGAATTCCCTGATGTTCTTTTGCCCTTCATTCTTTTCTATCCCAGGCCTGATGTCAGCAGCCATCAAAGTCACAGTGACCTACTGCTTTTGGTCTTGAACAAGGTCACCACAAAATAATCCTAAACCATCTGTGAGCTCTGAGAACGCATACCAGGGGGCACATTGCCACTGTATTCAGTGCTCTATGTGCACATGTTCACCCATGTTCCCTTACACacttacatacacacagacacacacacatatcttccTTAGCTACTAAGGTGTGAGCAACTCATACATTCACGATACTGATGCCAATGTACCTGAGTGCCAAGCTGAGCAACCTCCCGGCCAGTTGTTTGGCGCACTGAGTCTCTGATACCAGAGAATTTTCTCACCCACAACAGGTTATCTCTGTGCCTAGTGCTGCTTCTTAGAGACCCCTCACTGCCATAGCCACTGACTGGATCAGAGGCTCATAACCAAGATTATGACAAAATAatctgtagaattttaaaaacattttccacGTCTGCAAATGTATTTCTTTAAGTCTTGGACATGGGATATGATTCTCATTTCAAAGAATAAACAAGGAGGTTCTTAGGCACATCCCAGTTGGCCAACACAGGCTGAGATGAACTCTTCATTATCAACAATCACCTTAGTTAGCTCTAAGTAAGCAAAGGCTAGCAAATACTGATGTGCAGAGTCCAGTCTTTGCTTTCAAGTGATTTCTCATATATTTAAAGAGAACAACACGTACAGTGTAAGTTTTATGAGTGCTACATGAGTTGTGATGTCAATGAATGTGTCAGGAATTCAGAGAAGAGGGATATTATTTGGTGGGTGAGAAAAGTTTGCTcaaggaaaggaagagacagagagagacagagatagacatagggaaacacaaagagaaaacagatgagAGAAGCAAAGAGACATGAGGGGATAGAGAGAAGGAATGGAATGAtggaatggatagatggatggatgggtggatggatggatggatggatggagatatCTGCCTTGCTTAGCACTATTCTCTACAGAATTCCCTGGGTTCTGGCTGAGTCAAGGAGTCTCTATACAAAGGCAAGGCTTGGAATCCTTGGGTGTGTAGCAAGCAAAGTCATCTTCACAGTGGCTCCAACACACTTTAAGTCCCATTGgtattttcttctgccttttctgCTTTCCTTGTTCTGAAACTTTTCATCCTGAAATGTTCTGCTGCCTTTGTTATTTGCAGCAGGGCACCCTCACGTCCACCTTTTTGTCACTCATGGTGGGATAAATAGTGTCATGGAGGCCATCCAACATGGCCTGCCCATGGTGGAGATTCCCCTCTTTGGAGACCAGCCTGAAAACCTGCTCCGAGTAGATGCCAAAAATTTCGGTGTCTCCATCCAGTTAAAGCAGATCAAGGCTGAGACATTGGCTCTGAACATGAAGCAAGTCATAGAGGACAAGAGGTGTGCAGCTCTCTGGGCTTGTGGTTACTCACACTGAATGAAGATGTAAACCACAACGGGCACCgtgtgggtcttttttttttttttttttttttttttttaccgtgtgggtctttttttcaataaaactgaaatttccAGGACGTGAAATAATATGTGTGTGATGCTAACAGCTGACTTATTTCCTATGAGAGGATGACTAGAACAGTTTAGGTTAGATGCTGAGAATGATTTTATACCTTCTAGTTGTGAGGAGCCTGAACTACTGACACAGGGTGTCTTTGAGAGGTCTTCTACTTTGGAGGTGCTTATAGTAGAATTCCAACTGAGGCAGGAGGTTGCCTTTCTGTTCCCAATATCCCACACTGCTCCCCACCTCAGCCGTTTTGACTGTGCTGCTCCCTAGAAAACACATTCCCTTCTCTTCACAGGGTTGGCTCCTTCATGACATCGAGGCCTCATCCCAATGCCACCTGCTCAGAGAGACCGTCTTTCTCTGAAAGTCCCAAAGCCTTCTCTCCTATCCACCCCAATTAtagcatattatttttttcttagcacGTCACAGGATCTGTAATTGcccatttctttatgttttaatatattggCTGTCCCCCACACTAGAAAGTAGAGAGTAAGCTCACCCAGGACAACAGCGCATGTCTCCTGTTTTCTGCTATGTTCCCAGGGTTCAGCACAGGGCTTGCCACAAAGTAAGTTTGAATGGATTCCTGTTAAGTGAGTAAATACAAAGGGGCCCATTGACCTCTTAAGAAATTTTCCAACCAGCACAGTAATCTCATGTgaagaggaaaaatatattttctttcttataatgaAGAAGGACTAAAAAACTTAGAGCTTCAAGGGCACAAACCCGAATCATATCTCAAGACTTAGCATTACTGCACAACGTTGTGGCACATAGGAGACCTGCAAGTAAGTCTTGTTAGGTGACTGAATAATAACCACATTGCATGTGCCTCCTAACCCCAGAAAAGTTGTTAAGCTCTGGGGGTCAGATAACCCAGAAATTTTATGCATATTTGGTATCTcacatgtttaaaatattcattttctgaTGAATGGCTTCATAACTTTCACTGGATTTTCAAAGACCTAAACCTACTGGCCCTGTGAAGGAGTCATCTGGGCTGGGATGGTCCACAGACATTGGCCATCAGGGCTGGCTACATAATTCATGTGCCTTTATGTGAAATGTGGAGACCCTTGTCATAAAGTTTAAGGATTTCAAGAGGGTGACAGCAGAGAATTAAATCAAGCACAGGCCCGTTTAAGGGTGGGGCCCTGTGCAAATATGCAAGCTCATAGCCCATGAAGCCAGTGCTGGTCAACATGATGCTTTGAAGGAGCAGGAAAACACAGATGTCTTCCTGGGCTACAGTCCCCAGAGTCACATTTGTTATCTAGCCCAGACACCAGCacaaagtagatgctcaataaatataatgGTTTCCTGTAGTATATCTTAAGCCTCCTTGGGGTAGAGATTAGTCCTTACAGACTTAGTCACTTTTTTTATAGTTTAGCACTTCCAGCACCAAGCATGGATCTTTGCATGCAAATATcagtttgaactttatttttttaaatgtcgtatttatttatttatttttgctgtgttgagtctttgtttcggtgcgagggctttctctagttgtggcaagcgggggccactcttcatcgcggtgcacgggcctctcactatcgcggcctctcttgttgtggaacacaggctccagacgcgcaggctcagtagttgtggctcacgggcctagttgctccgcggcatgtgggatcctcccagaccagggctcgaacccgtgtcccctgcattagcaggcggattctcaaccactgcgccaccagggaagcccagtttggaCTTTTTAAAGGGACCCAACTAGACCACAGCAAGGCCAAGCCAACAATTTTTCCTTGAAAGAGAATCTTTTGTGCATAATttggaaaatgtgtgtgtgtgtgtgtgtgtgtgtgtgtgagagagagagagagagagagagagagagagagagatgcaaggtCTCTAAGACTTCTGAGACCACTTGAGTAACACCTCCATCTGTCTCTGCCAATAGGCAGAAATCTGCCATGGTCGACACCAGCATCATGAAGCGCTCCCACCCCCTGACCCCCAGCCAGCGGCTGGTGGGCTGGATCAACCACATCTTGCAGACAGGGGGTGCGGCTCACCTCAAGCCCCACACCTTCCAGCAGCCGTGGTGGCATGAGCAGTACCTGCTGGACCTCTTCTCGTTCCTGCTGGCGGTCACCCTGGGCACCGCGTGGCTGTGTGGGCAGCTGCTGGGCCTGGTGGCCAGGTGCTGTGTGGGACCAGGAAGCTGAAGAAGGCCTGAGGCCAAGTGGAGCCTTGGAAGGTGGTGTGTTTGGGTAGAGTCAGCATTTCTTGGCATCTCCCACCAGTTTTGTCAACCCTCATTCTCCACATCCTATCCACTTGCTATTTTGCTACAAATTCCTGCTGACTGGCTTCTTCCtattgttgacttaaaaaaatatatgcacaacgtgagagttgcgagttaagttttatttggggcaaaatgaggactgtatcctgggagacagcatttcagataactctgagaaactgctccgagGCAGCGAGGGGAGGTGCCAGGATAtttaggagttttgcaacaaagagcAAGTAATTGGGAACATCAGAAGATTgttgttaaataaagaaaaccggatatctcaagttaaggaatttagcactttttctgtgtatgggaagatgcaaagagTCTGGGCTCACCGAAAGCATTCCTTTGGTAATGCACCTTAGCTGTCTGGGGCCTGTATTTttacatcctgagtttcctcaggccTCACtgcagggagtggctgcagtctgaggactgctagatggcaggtattttcagtcctgagtttcctcaggccTCACCAGCTCACTGTGGAGGGCTGCAATCATtggtgactgtgacatcctttgtttattgatatggcaggaaatattccatgtataaatactccattccatttataaataGTCCATTTATCACCATGATTAGAATACTTTACTGAGCCCTTGTGGCCTTCTTTATTTTCAGTCAGCAAAGGCTGTTCTGTGATTCCGTCCCTGGATAATTTGGACCAGTGCCCCTCAGAtctgaagctttgaagccacCTTCCTTATCACGCCCTTCTTCACGGCACTGAGCCTGAACCATTCCAGCCTCCATGCCCAGCATCTTCTCAGCCTCCTTCCCTCACTCCACTCCACCACTTATCATGGAATAACCCCTAAGGCAGGCGCTTTGCTGatgcttttgttttctatttgcttcTCCTGCCAACTCTGGTCAAAGCTCAGGAAGCATGTCCGGGGCGGGCATTCAGTGCCAGACACACCCTTGCCTGTGTCCATGGTCTCTGCCTTGGTTTCTGCTGAACACTCCTTTGCAGATCGGGTGTGGAGACTGCAGGTTGGTCATGGGCTGAAATGTCCCCGGTCTCCACTTTTCATAGCTGTGAGCTGTCTTCTCAatattcctattaaaaaaaatgaagtcatgagaaagaagataatttcttctttaaactaAGAAGAGCCTCTCCATAGCTGAGCCTTTCTGTACTTGACATACTGTTGGGAATCGCATTCACCTGATAGTAACAGAAACCAGAAAAAAGTGACGGGAACAGcttagggttttcttttcttttctttcttctttttctcatgtaaaagaaatgtgtattggaattccctggtggtccagtggttaggactctgtgctttcactgctgaggtcacgggttcaatccctggtcagggaactaagatcccacaagccatgcagcatggccaaaaaaaaaaaaaaaaagtgtaggtAGGCAGGCCATCCAGGGCTGATGTGGCAGCTGCATGACGTAATCAATAGTCCGGATTTCTCGTGTGGTTGATCTGCCTGGCTTAGTGGGTGGCTTCATCCTCAAGGTCACCCTGATTTTCAAGGTGGTCATTTTAGATCCAGTCAGCACATTGGAATTTCAGGCAAGAAAAGGGAAACTTAAGGAAAGGGCGTAAAGCAGGTTCATACCAGCTGAGTTAGCTTCCTTAAAGAGGTTTCCCAGACACCGCAGCTACCCAAAGACTTCCAGTGAAATCTCATAGACAGACCTGAGTCACGTGACCATTCCTAGCTGCATAAAATGTCTAAGAAGTGTCCTCCAGCCCCGACTTCCCTGCTGGGTACATTACTACTCCAAgtaattggggggtgggggaggtggcgAAGAggtgttagaaagaaaaaaaaggacagtggATAATGGGAGGATAGTAGAGCCTCGGTCACATGTGGAAGGCAGCAGGGAGGGGCTGGATTGGGTGTTACGTTTCACCTGTGACCTGGTGACTCAGTGGCCTCAGGGACAGTCTTATACCCACTGTAACTGCCTGTGGGTAGAAAGCAGACCTTTCCGAGTAGTGAACATtcaaaataagaacagaaatctTTTACCAATGTGACATGTGTTATGCTTTCCAAGTTCTTTCATCTCCTTTCTGCCATTTAACGGGATACATGTGTCTAATCCATTCAACCAGAAAGAAGCAGGTACCACCGGGGCAAccacagagagagaggagagccaTTGTGCAAATTAAGACAACAGCAATAAAACTTGTCCCCGTGATGGATGCCTCCTCCCGCCAGAGAACAGGGCTTGGAGAGTGGATGGGCTGATTTTAGCCCCACTGGCCCCTCTTGTGACACCTCTTTGCCATGAATAATCTGCCCTACCACAGGGTGGTCCTGGCTGGTGTATCCCTCCCACCCAGGGTGATTCCATGCACATGCATGCAGCAGGCACTTGGATCCGCTAAGGAATTCTCTTGAGAAATTTTgtggggttttggttttttttctttttgcccctAAGATCCAGGAAGGCTCCTTTCTCCATGCTGGGCTTTAAATTagttaatcatttattttttattttttataagtccTTAAATGAAATGTTCCAAATTTAGAGACATCTGTCAGAGTggattttaaacaaatttcatCTCAGGGTAACAGTAAGTAATAATCAGATAACACTTGCACTGGTGATTCAGTCCCtcgggttttatttttttcctgatttaaaaatccaagatggtacagatgaaccagtttgcagggcagaaatagagaacaaacacatggacaAAGTGGCGGGgagcgggggtggtggtgtgatgaattgggagattgggattgacatgtctacactaatatgtataaaatggattactaataagaacctgccgtataaaaaaataaataaaattaaattaaaacaaaaaaatccaagatGAATTTCGAGAGATCTTTTTGTGTTAGAACATGTACAAAGAAAGGGAGGTTCCACAAACAAGGGCTGTGGACACCTCCTGGTGGCAGGACCACCTCCCTTGACGGTAGATGAGACCCTCGAGAACAATGGCACCTGGTGACAACTCTTCCTTTCTCATTTGTGTTACTGAGAGCTGAGCTGCGTCTGTCCTCTAActgattttacaaatgagtaagCCTACAAAACATAGCAGAAAAGTGTGCCAGAGCTTAAGACCAAATAATAGTTCATTTCATTTCACTCcttcccctttttaaaatttatctcatGGAATTTTATTGAGCTAAGGCTTGCTATTCCATCTTCCTTTAGTGACCATTTACGAGCTTCATATCATCTCAGATGAGAGTTACTATTACTAGAAAGTCAACTGCAAGCAGTAGCAGGAAGCCTCAGTAGAGCAGCTTAAGCCAGTAGCCTTCAAGCTGGGATACCTTCACCATAATGTGTACATGAAGATTTCCCAAGGGCTACATGACACAGAGTTTGGAAGTGGTAAATTTCCACCTTTGTTGACTCTAGTTTCCTAAAACTGGTCTGCCTGACAAGGTGTTGTGTTTGGTTGGCAGATCCTCTGTCCTGCCACACTTTTCACAATTCCCTGActcttattttacagaagaaatggACACCCTTCACCCACCCCCATTGTCCGCATGGTACATTGCCCCAGGGTGGAAAAGTAGGGGTACCAAATGAACAATTCAAAATCTAATGACTGAGCCAGAAAGTGTTTATAATTCAGATGATTtgtaattctttgtttttaacaaaatccAAAGGTTAATTGTGATTTTTCAGCTGACAGACCTTTAAAAGTAACTTTTGATGGTAGACTGCTGTGAGAATAGCATATTCACGTGGCATGTTATTCTGAAGGTGTTCAAAGAATGAAGGTACATCATTTTCAAGGTGGTTCATAACAAAACTCAGTGCTCCTGCTACTTATTTATGTGAATAGTTTTTCAGTGTTTATGTAACTAAGAGATATTGATCCAAAACTGTCTCATTTCAGAAGTAGATAATGTTTATCTACAgacatataaattaattttaaaagaattgaagaaaCAGCCCCTCATCTCATTGTGAGATATgtctccaataaaattttatagtttgtgTTAGGTGACTATATGTTTTGAAATATGAAATATGTTTATGTAGCTTTAACCAATTTAATGCAAGtattaaaacaaagaatgatAATTTAGTACAAATATTGGGCTCTTAGAGGCTTATTGTTATaggaattataaatattaatttgaataCGTATTTTTGATGCTTAAGGCTATAAGAGAATACTCTATACAATTCTTTTAAGCATAAAGATACATAGACTAGAAATAAATTCTCTGGGGaaagtggaaaataaataaaaatttaagaagaaaatggaatgatGCAAAATTTCCCAGTGAAAATGAGCAGTTCATTATCTATgttaagaatgaataaaaaaaaaaaaagaatgaatggtgGTATCAAACTGCTGAGGTGTTTACAACCCACTGCATACATTTAACAGTGATgcaactgtttatttttaaatcatataattGCAATGACTGGAAATGACATcctatttaattattaaaacttaTGATGAGACATTTtagatttcaattaaaaaatttattcttacAATGTATTCTGTTAGGTATAGTTGAGAAGATCTCATTTTTTTGTCATTGGCTTACACAAAAAGAGGGTTATTTTTCCTACATGAGAAGTAGATGGGAAGGAAGTAGACAACTGATGGCATTGGTTCAATAGCTCTACAATGTCAGGAAGAGCATGTTTATAATTCTCCCTTTTTAACTCATGGTTGCAGGATGGCTGCCCAGCTCCAGATATCATGTCCATGTCCCAAGGAGGACAAAAAAGGAGAAGGGGCAATATGAGCTAGCAAACATTTTCACAGAATTATCTTTCCTCCTCCCCTCGCCAAGAGGCTTCCTTCCTCTTGCCTAGAATTCTTTCACCGGACAACTCAAGGCTGTAAGAGGAGCCGTGAAAAATCTCTGCATTGGCAGCTGGTGAGGACTAAAAGACCTGTAAGGGTG
This window harbors:
- the UGT3A2 gene encoding LOW QUALITY PROTEIN: UDP-glucuronosyltransferase 3A2 (The sequence of the model RefSeq protein was modified relative to this genomic sequence to represent the inferred CDS: inserted 1 base in 1 codon; substituted 2 bases at 2 genomic stop codons) — its product is MAGQQALLLVGFLLPGLLLSEAAKILTLSLVGGSHFLLMNRVSQILQDHGCNVTMLLQRGNLLPPGFTEEEKSYKVINWFLPEDDNKEFKKSFHFFMEETFEGRNGEFKDIFSKNWHRECWGFGAHVPRSGWAREPWPLSLRIQSLCSATGEATTVRGPRTAKKKKNENFDLVIVEIFDYWPFLLAEKLGKPXPLSYVPVFYSLLTDHMDXWGXVKNSLMFFCPSFFSIPGLMSAAIKVTLLPLLFAAGHPHVHLFVTHGGINSVMEAIQHGLPMVEIPLFGDQPENLLRVDAKNFGVSIQLKQIKAETLALNMKQVIEDKRQKSAMVDTSIMKRSHPLTPSQRLVGWINHILQTGGAAHLKPHTFQQPWWHEQYLLDLFSFLLAVTLGTAWLCGQLLGLVARCCVGPGS